One Lasioglossum baleicum chromosome 6, iyLasBale1, whole genome shotgun sequence genomic window carries:
- the LOC143209485 gene encoding uncharacterized protein LOC143209485 isoform X1: MPKKHQVPMLVDLALHSIGEFVIAFGRHMTKLVCTISKTNPEHGIVKLHSMLQFMKYLLNSNIPRNLYNRMSIAVLTAVENLVKETRGTYNDFASTTAFLSEMTVALHLTEVAVGAHLRTIEFSVWPKIMRHVLYNELHDMIGLEVLDLGSGSAGWRTSDIEKMIINGVSVMPNLACFILCFDCTDNIIMALAQHCKKLQKLDVTASRSVTERSVGPLLSCKYLTQVKLCRTSMSTPGYANLFLEHLNIQDIGRCDEFGFVLELINKNEKNVKSSFHIRTFESRNFSMEQLYLLVEMCPYITSLCLLRDERIVDLTILATLDYLKELKLLSCDFYNHGINTLLEIKGSTIISLHLEHVEEIDLNALVSISQYCPDIKSLTFYNCEFLERAQRYPRKLAVAPFQSLERIKCVAECASMHLEFLLSHCTNIKFIQLGSSTGIGDETMRRILLQNPMSKLEELKILYSHDLSMKTIQLLMENCDNLRRLTELENWQGISPAELNLFREELKQSNTNLDTSPSLSFA, encoded by the coding sequence CGGCGAATTTGTAATTGCTTTTGGTAGACACATGACAAAGCTTGTTTGCACCATTTCTAAAACAAATCCAGAACATGGAATTGTTAAATTACATTCGATGTTACAGTTCATGAAATATTTACTAAACTCCAATATACCTCGAAACTTATACAATAGAATGTCCATAGCAGTGTTGACTGCGGTCGAAAATTTAGTTAAAGAAACCAGAGGTACATACAATGACTTTGCTTCGACTACAGCCTTCTTATCAGAAATGACTGTTGCTCTTCATTTAACGGAAGTCGCTGTAGGTGCACATTTAAGAACAATTGAATTCTCGGTTTGGCCTAAAATTATGAGACACGTGCTGTATAATGAGTTACACGATATGATCGGCCTTGAAGTTCTAGACTTGGGCTCAGGCTCAGCCGGTTGGAGAACATCGGATATCGAGAAAATGATTATCAATGGAGTTTCTGTTATGCCGAACTTAGCGTGCTTCATTTTATGTTTCGACTGTACAGATAATATTATAATGGCTCTAGCTCAGCATTGTAAAAAGCTGCAGAAACTAGATGTAACTGCATCTAGATCCGTAACAGAGCGCAGTGTTGGTCCGCTGCTTTCGTGTAAATATTTGACGCAAGTTAAATTATGTAGAACTTCTATGAGTACACCTGGTTATGCGAATCTCTTCTTAGAACATTTGAACATTCAAGACATTGGCAGATGCGACGAATTTGGATTTGTTTTAGAGCTTATCAATAAAAACGAAAAGAATGTTAAAAGTTCTTTCCACATAAGAACGTTTGAAAGCCGAAATTTCAGTATGGAACAATTATATCTTTTAGTTGAGATGTGTCCATATATTACGAGCCTTTGTCTGCTACGCGACGAAAGAATCGTTGACTTAACAATTCTCGCTACTCttgattatttaaaagaattgaaaCTCTTGTCTTGCGATTTTTATAACCATGGAATAAACACGTTATTGGAAATAAAGGGTAGCACAATTATAAGTCTGCACTTGGAGCATGTAGAGGAAATTGATTTAAATGCACTCGTATCGATAAGTCAGTACTGCCCGGACATAAAAAGCCTAACATTTTATAACTGTGAATTCTTAGAGCGTGCACAAAGATATCCAAGAAAGCTTGCAGTCGCACCTTTTCAGTCATTAGAGAGAATCAAATGTGTAGCAGAATGCGCGAGTATGCACCTAGAATTTTTGCTTTCTCATTGTACCAATATCAAGTTTATACAGTTGGGGTCGTCGACTGGTATCGGAGACGAAACAATGAGAAGAATACTTTTGCAGAATCCAATGAGCAAATTGGAAGAGCTTAAAATATTGTACAGTCATGATTTATCGATGAAAACTATACAGCTGTTAATGGAAAATTGTGATAATTTACGACGTCTAACTGAATTAGAAAACTGGCAAGGAATCTCGCCTGCAGAGTTAAATCTTTTCAGAGa